A window of Terriglobus sp. RCC_193 contains these coding sequences:
- a CDS encoding ROK family protein, with amino-acid sequence MSRQACTIGVVLSKRILAGLLGPDGTLDRIHSYPEDELYEDALVEMPREHLTAALCDQILAVIKANPDVVLEGIGVALPGLVRHGVVEDSPNLPQMKGARIVAEICHLLKEHGIDLPVTAVNDADAVAAGLAHQQGKLDSMIRVWTIGTGIGFGRYPLVEGVGEGGHTVVTLDDRETYCGCGGRGHMEGIMGHRAMRLRFLDMEPEDVFEAADNGDQRCIEFKKLWHKALAAGTASSIHISGAGKFYLTGYNVRFVELPLLNHYIQQMVRLSPLQAFSVEIHPHNPETVVTGAAVIGRTASLVPTAAA; translated from the coding sequence ATGAGTCGTCAGGCATGCACCATCGGAGTTGTTCTTTCCAAGCGCATCCTCGCGGGTTTACTGGGGCCGGATGGGACGCTGGACCGCATTCATTCCTACCCGGAAGATGAGTTGTATGAAGACGCGCTGGTGGAGATGCCGCGCGAACACCTGACTGCCGCCCTGTGCGACCAGATTCTTGCCGTGATCAAGGCCAATCCGGATGTGGTGCTGGAAGGCATTGGGGTTGCGCTGCCCGGACTGGTGCGACATGGTGTGGTGGAGGATTCGCCGAATCTGCCGCAGATGAAAGGCGCGCGGATTGTGGCGGAGATCTGCCACCTGCTGAAGGAGCATGGCATTGACCTGCCGGTAACCGCTGTGAACGATGCGGACGCGGTGGCTGCCGGTCTGGCACATCAGCAGGGCAAGCTGGACAGCATGATCCGCGTGTGGACGATTGGCACCGGTATCGGCTTTGGGCGCTATCCGCTGGTGGAGGGTGTTGGCGAGGGTGGCCATACCGTTGTTACGCTGGATGATCGCGAAACCTATTGCGGATGCGGTGGGCGCGGCCATATGGAAGGCATCATGGGCCACCGGGCGATGCGTCTGCGGTTCCTGGATATGGAGCCAGAAGATGTTTTTGAGGCGGCAGACAACGGCGACCAGCGCTGCATTGAGTTCAAGAAGCTATGGCACAAGGCGTTGGCAGCGGGAACGGCCAGCTCCATCCACATCAGCGGCGCGGGCAAGTTTTACCTGACGGGCTACAACGTCCGCTTCGTGGAACTGCCGCTGTTGAACCACTACATCCAGCAGATGGTGCGGTTGAGCCCCCTGCAGGCGTTCTCGGTGGAGATTCATCCACATAACCCGGAAACAGTGGTGACGGGGGCGGCTGTGATTGGGCGGACAGCTTCGCTGGTGCCGACGGCGGCGGCATAA
- a CDS encoding serine hydrolase domain-containing protein, whose protein sequence is MRFSLAFLVLVELFAARSGLAQKQPELSVGQRLAADLTWTQDQRDQRFAHMDRIFPVHRVARGGVVRPLPAEKSLLPDSQVGDLMLAEHLSGVLMLQDGRIRNERYGLGLTRAGHWTSFSMTKAVTDTLVGVALRQGKLHSLDDDVTAYLPEMKGSAYDGVTVRQLMTMTSGVRWNENYTSTDADNVRLYTTAVARGKDSTVEYMRTLTRGSAPGTAWHYNTGETDLLGVLLRRATGKTLAAQLSGAIWSHAGMEQDATWIANDAGSAGAEFGGSGLSASLRDFGRLGLWVLDDGGSQVPEGWFAEATRPQVKAGGATYGYGWWPQPDGSFAALGIFGQSILIDPQRKLVVVMLGDWDQATGSEHSTARAAFWHTVQQAVDAER, encoded by the coding sequence GTGCGATTTTCGCTTGCATTTCTGGTTTTGGTGGAGTTATTTGCGGCTCGTAGCGGACTGGCGCAGAAGCAGCCGGAGTTGTCCGTGGGGCAGCGCCTGGCAGCCGATCTGACCTGGACGCAGGATCAGCGGGACCAGCGTTTTGCGCACATGGATCGCATCTTTCCGGTGCATCGGGTGGCTCGAGGCGGGGTGGTTCGACCGCTTCCTGCCGAGAAATCGCTGCTGCCGGATTCACAGGTTGGCGATCTGATGCTGGCGGAGCATCTCTCCGGCGTGCTGATGCTGCAGGACGGACGCATCCGGAATGAGCGGTACGGCCTGGGATTGACACGTGCGGGGCACTGGACGAGCTTTTCCATGACCAAGGCGGTTACCGACACGCTGGTGGGTGTGGCATTGCGGCAGGGAAAACTACACTCGCTGGACGACGATGTGACGGCGTACCTGCCGGAGATGAAGGGCAGCGCCTATGATGGCGTGACCGTCCGGCAGTTGATGACCATGACCAGCGGTGTTCGGTGGAATGAGAATTACACCTCGACCGATGCGGACAATGTTCGGCTGTACACGACGGCTGTGGCACGGGGGAAAGACTCCACGGTGGAGTACATGCGGACGCTGACGCGTGGTTCCGCACCGGGGACGGCCTGGCATTACAACACGGGTGAGACGGACCTGCTGGGGGTGCTGTTGCGTCGAGCGACGGGCAAGACGCTTGCCGCGCAGTTATCCGGGGCCATCTGGAGCCATGCGGGGATGGAGCAGGACGCTACATGGATCGCAAATGATGCTGGTTCGGCGGGTGCGGAGTTTGGTGGGTCGGGATTGTCGGCTTCGCTGCGTGACTTTGGACGGTTGGGGCTGTGGGTGCTGGATGACGGCGGATCGCAGGTGCCCGAGGGCTGGTTTGCGGAGGCGACGAGGCCGCAGGTGAAGGCAGGGGGAGCAACGTATGGCTACGGTTGGTGGCCGCAGCCCGACGGCAGTTTTGCGGCGCTGGGTATCTTCGGTCAATCGATCCTGATCGATCCGCAGCGAAAGCTGGTGGTGGTGATGCTGGGGGACTGGGATCAGGCTACCGGCAGCGAACACAGCACGGCACGCGCTGCCTTCTGGCACACGGTGCAGCAGGCCGTGGACGCGGAGCGTTAG
- a CDS encoding glycogen/starch/alpha-glucan phosphorylase, translating into MPLQDQEAPHPQQFQTEQQAQTHPSENRAGTSAKDLEISFHNHMTHTVGRPLENSSLLDQYHALAAVVRDRMMDQWLETIEKYKQHNVRVLGYLSAEYLLGPHLENALVNLELRPQMEEALKNLGLDLNTIAAQEPEPGLGNGGLGRLAACFMDSLSTLDVPVLGYGLRYEFGIFRQEIVDGWQVEKSDKWLQYGNPWEIAASTSYEVCFFGHTETYNDEHGLLRHRWVPDQTIKGIPYDTPIPGYQTRTVNRLRLWKAEAVDSFDLGMFNSGDYMGAVRQKMESETISKVLYPSDDQMQGKRLRLMQQYFFTSCSLQDMLRLHGMRGEKLTTFHEKWTIQLNDTHPSIGIPELMRLLMDENRLSWQDAWNVTQKTFGYTNHTLLPEALERWPLELFGSLLPRHLEIIYEINARFLADMRLRYPNDDARMRRMSIIGEEGGRSVQMAKLAVVGSKAVNGVAELHTQLLEQDTLHDYYEVFPERFSNKTNGVTPRRWLMLTNPNLVELINETIGTRWHKDLYGLRGLEHFAEDSNFLARWRQAQEGCKTSLAKYIAQNLSIAVDPTSMFDVHVKRIHEYKRQHLKALHILSLYCQIKAGTLKNPTPTTYLFGGKAAPSYIMAKLIIKLVCSVADLVNHDPATRDLMKVVFLPNYSVSLGQHIYPAADLSEQISTAGKEASGTGCMKMMMNGAVTLGTLDGANIEIREEAGEQNFFLFGLTAPQIAETLHNGYRSRTFYERSPLLKEVLDGISSGRFFGSDSALFTPLVDNLLNWDPFFALADFDSYDSAHALASDVYRDPKAWGRMSLLNTARSGKFSSDRTIREYCHDIWELPVG; encoded by the coding sequence ATGCCCCTTCAGGACCAGGAAGCACCGCACCCGCAACAGTTCCAGACAGAACAGCAGGCGCAGACGCACCCCAGCGAAAACCGTGCAGGCACCTCTGCGAAAGACCTTGAGATCTCCTTCCATAACCACATGACGCACACAGTGGGTCGCCCGCTGGAAAACAGCAGCCTGCTGGATCAGTACCACGCACTGGCCGCCGTCGTGCGCGACCGCATGATGGATCAATGGCTGGAGACCATTGAAAAGTACAAGCAACACAATGTCCGTGTGCTCGGCTATCTCAGCGCGGAATATCTCCTCGGTCCACATCTTGAAAATGCGCTGGTGAATCTTGAACTAAGACCCCAGATGGAAGAGGCATTAAAAAATCTGGGGCTTGATCTGAACACCATCGCGGCACAGGAGCCGGAGCCGGGTCTGGGCAACGGCGGCCTTGGCCGTCTCGCCGCATGTTTCATGGACTCGCTGTCTACACTGGACGTACCTGTTCTTGGCTACGGCTTGCGTTATGAATTTGGCATCTTCCGCCAGGAGATCGTCGATGGCTGGCAGGTGGAAAAATCTGATAAGTGGTTGCAGTACGGCAATCCCTGGGAGATCGCCGCGTCCACAAGCTATGAAGTCTGCTTCTTTGGTCACACAGAAACTTACAACGACGAGCATGGCTTGCTGCGCCATCGATGGGTTCCGGACCAGACCATAAAAGGCATCCCGTACGACACACCAATCCCTGGCTACCAGACGCGTACTGTGAACCGCCTGCGGCTATGGAAGGCAGAGGCCGTCGACAGTTTCGACCTCGGCATGTTCAACAGCGGCGACTACATGGGAGCTGTCCGCCAGAAGATGGAATCCGAAACCATCAGCAAAGTGTTGTACCCGTCCGACGATCAGATGCAGGGCAAACGCCTGCGCCTGATGCAGCAATACTTCTTCACCTCCTGCTCACTGCAGGACATGCTGCGCCTGCACGGCATGCGCGGCGAAAAACTCACCACCTTCCACGAGAAGTGGACCATCCAGCTCAATGACACACATCCCTCCATCGGCATTCCAGAGCTGATGCGCCTTCTGATGGACGAGAACAGACTCTCCTGGCAGGACGCATGGAACGTCACGCAGAAAACCTTCGGCTACACGAATCACACGCTTCTGCCGGAAGCTTTGGAACGTTGGCCACTGGAGCTTTTTGGTAGCCTGCTTCCGCGACACCTGGAAATCATCTACGAGATCAACGCGCGCTTCCTCGCCGACATGCGTCTGCGTTACCCCAACGACGATGCGCGGATGCGACGCATGAGCATCATCGGCGAAGAAGGTGGCCGTAGCGTGCAGATGGCGAAACTTGCCGTCGTCGGCAGCAAAGCCGTCAACGGCGTCGCGGAACTGCACACGCAACTCCTGGAACAGGACACACTGCACGATTACTACGAAGTTTTCCCGGAAAGGTTCAGTAACAAAACGAACGGTGTAACACCTCGCCGCTGGCTAATGCTCACTAATCCGAATCTGGTTGAACTTATCAACGAAACCATCGGAACGCGATGGCACAAAGACCTGTACGGACTGCGCGGACTGGAGCATTTCGCAGAAGACAGCAACTTCCTCGCCCGCTGGCGACAGGCGCAGGAAGGCTGCAAGACAAGCCTCGCAAAATACATCGCGCAGAACCTCAGCATCGCAGTCGATCCCACGTCCATGTTTGACGTACACGTGAAACGCATTCACGAGTACAAGCGCCAGCACCTGAAAGCCCTGCACATCCTCTCGCTCTACTGTCAGATCAAAGCAGGAACGCTGAAGAATCCCACGCCCACCACCTACCTCTTCGGTGGCAAAGCTGCTCCCAGCTACATCATGGCAAAACTCATCATCAAGCTGGTGTGCAGTGTCGCGGACCTGGTCAATCACGACCCCGCCACGCGCGACCTCATGAAGGTAGTTTTCTTACCAAACTATTCCGTGTCACTGGGCCAGCACATCTATCCCGCCGCCGATCTCTCGGAACAGATCTCCACGGCAGGCAAGGAAGCCAGCGGCACCGGCTGCATGAAGATGATGATGAATGGCGCCGTGACGCTGGGAACGCTGGATGGAGCCAACATCGAAATTCGGGAAGAGGCTGGCGAACAAAACTTCTTCCTCTTCGGGCTCACTGCGCCGCAGATCGCTGAGACGTTGCACAACGGCTATCGGTCACGCACGTTTTACGAACGTAGCCCTCTTCTGAAAGAGGTGTTGGATGGCATCTCCTCAGGCCGCTTCTTTGGCAGCGACAGCGCGCTCTTTACACCGCTGGTGGATAACCTTCTGAACTGGGATCCGTTTTTTGCGCTCGCCGATTTCGACAGCTACGATAGCGCGCATGCACTGGCAAGCGATGTCTATCGCGACCCAAAGGCCTGGGGCCGAATGTCACTGCTGAACACCGCTCGCTCCGGCAAGTTCTCCTCCGACCGCACCATCCGAGAGTATTGCCACGACATCTGGGAACTTCCCGTCGGCTAA
- the mutM gene encoding bifunctional DNA-formamidopyrimidine glycosylase/DNA-(apurinic or apyrimidinic site) lyase, with translation MPELPEVETVANGVNERVRGERIDAVTIGPHKEPLKSTPSHIETTLTGAKIERVHRVGKTIVMDVKQRNGKSAQATIHLGMTGRLLVSQRDVPVPPHTHVTLHLHDGRDVRFVDPRRFGRVGIVDEGTTYEGPGKEPLTISADDFAALFAGRKTAIKAALLNQSLLHGVGNIYADESLFRAGIRPTRHAGRIKRAELDRLHTSLQAVLHHAIKLGGSSVSDYVDADGVRGFFQLEHRVYSRTGEPCMNCGKPIQKIVVGGRSTHFCKTCQK, from the coding sequence ATGCCCGAACTCCCCGAAGTCGAAACCGTTGCCAATGGCGTAAACGAGCGCGTCCGCGGTGAGCGCATTGATGCCGTCACCATCGGCCCGCACAAAGAGCCGCTGAAGTCCACGCCATCGCACATCGAAACTACGCTGACCGGCGCAAAGATCGAGCGTGTCCACCGCGTGGGCAAAACCATCGTGATGGACGTGAAGCAGCGCAACGGCAAGTCCGCACAGGCCACCATCCACCTCGGCATGACGGGACGTCTGCTTGTCTCGCAGCGCGACGTTCCCGTGCCTCCGCACACGCATGTCACTCTGCATCTGCACGATGGTCGCGATGTCCGCTTCGTCGATCCGCGACGCTTCGGCCGCGTAGGCATCGTCGACGAAGGCACCACCTACGAAGGCCCAGGCAAAGAGCCGCTGACCATCTCCGCAGATGACTTCGCCGCGTTATTCGCAGGCCGCAAGACAGCCATCAAAGCCGCGCTGTTGAACCAATCGCTACTGCACGGCGTAGGCAATATCTACGCGGACGAAAGCCTCTTCCGCGCAGGCATCCGCCCCACACGCCACGCAGGCCGCATCAAACGCGCGGAGCTTGACAGACTGCACACCTCACTACAAGCCGTGTTGCATCACGCAATCAAACTCGGCGGTTCCTCCGTCAGCGACTACGTCGATGCCGACGGCGTCCGCGGCTTCTTCCAACTGGAGCACCGCGTCTACAGCCGTACCGGCGAACCATGCATGAATTGCGGCAAACCCATCCAGAAAATTGTCGTAGGCGGACGATCCACGCACTTCTGCAAAACCTGCCAGAAGTAG
- a CDS encoding OmpH family outer membrane protein: MNRVSKFATLAVGLITFVSSPAVFAQASPAPAAPAAVKPEAIPAKVGLIAFEQAVFATNEGQQAVGALGKKYEPQKAKIQAEQTEVESLQKQLQAATTLSDDDRQSRVRTIDAKQKQLQRDGEDAQAAYQNDLQEAYGRIAGKVNAVMQKYASENGFTLVLDVSGQQSNVLWAAEKTDVTRAVIEAYNAQAGVAAPAGGASAPSAPRATTPRPAAKTPVK; this comes from the coding sequence ATGAACCGTGTCTCGAAGTTTGCGACGCTCGCCGTCGGCCTCATCACTTTTGTGTCCTCTCCCGCTGTTTTCGCGCAGGCCTCGCCCGCACCGGCAGCGCCGGCTGCAGTGAAGCCCGAAGCCATTCCGGCGAAGGTTGGCCTGATCGCCTTTGAACAGGCTGTCTTTGCCACCAACGAAGGTCAGCAGGCAGTTGGCGCCCTGGGCAAGAAGTATGAGCCCCAGAAGGCCAAGATCCAGGCTGAGCAGACGGAAGTGGAGAGCCTGCAGAAGCAGCTCCAGGCCGCAACCACCCTCTCCGACGATGATCGTCAGAGCCGCGTACGCACCATCGACGCGAAACAGAAGCAATTGCAGCGCGACGGTGAGGATGCCCAGGCCGCCTACCAGAACGATCTGCAGGAAGCCTATGGACGCATTGCCGGCAAGGTAAATGCCGTGATGCAGAAGTACGCTTCTGAGAATGGCTTCACCCTGGTGCTGGATGTCAGCGGACAGCAGAGCAATGTCCTGTGGGCTGCCGAGAAGACGGACGTAACCCGCGCTGTGATCGAAGCGTACAACGCGCAGGCTGGCGTTGCGGCTCCGGCAGGCGGAGCATCTGCTCCGTCGGCACCGCGTGCGACAACTCCGCGTCCGGCTGCGAAGACACCCGTGAAGTAA
- the efp gene encoding elongation factor P translates to MAGLIEAIDVKRKMYFELEGVPYHCLDKEISTPTARGGQTLVRLKMRNLLTRAVFDKTFKADEKFKEPDLEDVEATFLYSDNDGAYFLDQTSFETLQLNNEMLGDALDWLLEGTAVQIEKFEGNPIGIQLPIHVELVVKETEPGFKGDTATGVTYKPATLETGAVVQVPAFVKEGDKIKVAPETKEFAGRV, encoded by the coding sequence ATGGCAGGATTGATCGAAGCCATCGACGTTAAGCGCAAGATGTATTTCGAGCTGGAAGGCGTGCCGTATCACTGCCTGGATAAGGAAATCTCCACGCCCACGGCGCGTGGCGGGCAAACGCTGGTTCGTCTGAAGATGCGCAATCTGCTGACGCGCGCAGTTTTCGACAAGACCTTCAAGGCAGACGAGAAGTTCAAGGAACCTGACCTGGAAGATGTGGAGGCGACGTTCCTCTACAGCGATAACGATGGCGCATACTTCCTGGACCAGACCAGCTTTGAGACGCTGCAGTTGAACAATGAGATGCTGGGCGATGCGTTGGACTGGCTGCTGGAAGGCACGGCTGTTCAGATTGAGAAATTCGAAGGTAATCCCATTGGTATCCAGTTACCGATTCATGTGGAGCTGGTGGTGAAAGAGACAGAACCGGGCTTCAAAGGCGATACAGCGACCGGAGTTACGTATAAGCCTGCGACGCTGGAAACCGGCGCGGTGGTGCAGGTGCCTGCGTTTGTGAAAGAGGGCGACAAGATCAAGGTGGCGCCGGAAACAAAGGAATTCGCAGGCCGCGTCTAA
- a CDS encoding YidH family protein → MADSPHDDPGIYLAAERTFLAWIRTGLAMMGVGFAIARFALFLRQIRGDEWTGPSVYVGDAVVVLGVMVLVVSVGQHLQLIRQLREGSWKPVVSRMAVVVAVLLALIGTIMAVYLLVSR, encoded by the coding sequence ATGGCAGATTCGCCGCATGATGATCCGGGCATTTACCTGGCCGCGGAGCGCACATTTCTTGCGTGGATACGTACAGGCCTGGCGATGATGGGCGTGGGCTTTGCGATTGCGCGATTTGCGCTGTTTCTGCGGCAGATTCGCGGCGATGAGTGGACAGGACCTTCTGTCTACGTCGGCGATGCGGTGGTTGTGCTGGGCGTGATGGTACTGGTGGTGTCCGTTGGGCAGCACCTCCAGCTCATTCGCCAGTTGCGCGAAGGATCATGGAAGCCAGTGGTGTCGCGTATGGCGGTTGTCGTTGCAGTGCTGCTGGCTCTCATTGGAACCATCATGGCGGTTTATCTTCTGGTGTCGCGTTGA
- a CDS encoding thiamine phosphate synthase, whose product MLRYAITDRQMFPGDERSREDALITQVARLASEGVDYIQMREKDLGEAAQADLARSLMQAIRDGGGETKLLLNGTAALAQWAGADGVHLSSTTFSQNLQSHHGLIVSVSCHTLSDVHRAAEFAELILFAPVFEKRVRGEVVTEGVGLDALREACDAAAGIPVLALGGVTEANMQACVDAGAAGVAGIRLFV is encoded by the coding sequence ATGTTGCGATATGCGATTACGGACAGGCAGATGTTTCCAGGTGATGAACGCTCGCGCGAGGACGCGTTGATCACGCAGGTGGCGCGGCTGGCGAGCGAAGGCGTGGACTATATCCAGATGCGTGAGAAGGACCTGGGTGAAGCAGCGCAGGCGGATCTTGCGCGGTCGCTGATGCAGGCGATTCGCGATGGCGGCGGCGAGACGAAACTGCTGCTGAATGGAACAGCCGCGCTGGCGCAGTGGGCCGGGGCAGATGGTGTACATCTGTCGTCCACCACGTTCTCGCAGAATCTGCAGTCGCATCATGGACTGATCGTCAGCGTCTCATGTCATACGCTTAGCGATGTTCACCGCGCTGCGGAGTTTGCGGAGCTGATCCTGTTTGCGCCGGTGTTTGAAAAACGTGTGCGTGGGGAAGTGGTGACAGAGGGCGTTGGGCTGGATGCGCTGCGCGAGGCGTGTGATGCAGCGGCGGGTATTCCGGTGCTGGCGCTGGGCGGTGTGACGGAAGCGAATATGCAGGCGTGCGTGGATGCAGGGGCTGCGGGTGTGGCTGGGATTCGGTTGTTTGTTTGA